Below is a genomic region from Diabrotica undecimpunctata isolate CICGRU chromosome 7, icDiaUnde3, whole genome shotgun sequence.
TATACCCCAAAACCCCACCCTGGGGATATATCCAGTAAAGTAAGTAAGTTCAGTAAGCTCTGAAGATATATcaggtaaaaaagaagaaatttttgaatatgaagtcaattaaaaaatgaattaaaaattaaatatgctAAAACTCACTTAAATCACAAAACTGAATAAAGAAAGTCAAACTGAGCATAGGAAATACAAATAATCTTAGCTTGTTCAGCATTTGGTAAACTTTCCTATGAACTGATGATGAGTAAGAACTACCTTCAGTATCTAAAAACAAGTGTTTTTCACATATATTATATGCAAATACTGAATATCAAATCATCAGAAAGAAAAAGTTAGTAAAAAAAACAGAGTTAAAGATGTTCCAACTCAAATAGCAAAACTTAAATCCAGATTTTCTGGACATACCTTGAGACATGACAGATGGAACAAAATTGTACATTGGAGACCATGGAATTACAAATGACGAAAAGGAAGACCACATCTTGGATGGTCAGATGACATACAATATGCTGGACTGAAATGTATGCAAATATCCCAGGAGAGAGATGTTTGTCGCTGATAAGACAGAAGAGTTAGATTGAAATGTCAAAGCCTTTATTGtgaatatattagaatatattataatttattatttgctGTTTTGAGAACTTTCCTATAGTTTATTTTGAGCTATGTCTCTGTTTCTTTAtcactatattttttaaaaactatatttgCTGTGTATGTTATGCCCAGAATTTTTCCCAAATGGTCTTTGCTGGTATTTTGAATTCCTACTTTTTGGATGGTTGGAAGTTGGAGAAACAGTTGGAAAGTATATGGGGCTTAATGAAGAttgtcttaaaataaaaaaaattagaaaaaaaccagttttatacctttttctgAGGACTTATTGAACAATCCCCCTAACAACTCTTTTATTCTCAACTCTCAACAACTCAATTAAATCATGTTTTGTTTTAGCTCCTTTAAAAGGAATTCCAAGCAGAGTACCAACTTCAGGATTTAGGTCAGCATTAAGTAGTAATACTAATCGACCGCCTTTAAGAGGTCCAGCTGGAAGAAAAGAAGGTGGTGTCAAGCTATTGGACATTGCTGACCAGCCATTAGGGTACGCTGCAGCTAAGAAAAGAAAGAAATTGCAAGGTATAGTGTTTTGTCATATTATAATCTGACTAATACTGTGACACAGTCAATCACATATTCTTAATCTTGAATGTCACTAATCTTAATTATCATTTTAGAAATGGAAGATGCAAAGAAGGCAACAGAAAATGCAGCATTACAAAGCCCTCCTCAAGCTCCCACTACCCCTGGTACTGCAACTCCAGATTATGCAGCTGGTTTGGCTCCTGCTCCAACATATGCTCCTCCAACACCTCAGCCTACAACACCATCTGCAGGTATGTTTTGTCAATAATAATCTTTTATcaacgaatataaatatttaacaaaaacatttaacttttaacaaaaaaagtgTTCTCGATTCAGACAGTGTCTGAAGTTTTGTTCAGACATTGACGTTCAACATGGTTGATAGAGAAGCTGGTAATCAATTTTTGCgaagttcataaaaaaatttctcGTAAATAATTTCGGCAAATGTAAGTTTACATAAAAGTATAGTCACTTTTAATTAATTAGTAttacaatattgtaaaaaaatttaattattttgagtCTGTTGTTTATTTTAACACAAACAACTGAATAATGAAACTTAATGTATACAATTGAAATCTGTTATTTATAACTGTTCTAAAACAAAACAAGTTTGAACTTCAGAGACATCAGAGAGAATTGTTTGGCGCAATTTTCTCTCCTTCAGGGCAAAATTGGTTATCTTATGATTGAAGCAAAATATAAATCAAATGGTTTGGCTTTAGTGAAATTAAAGTATGGTTAATAAAGCAACAAATATTAACTGCTATTCTAAAAATGCTAAAAACCTTGATCCTATTATTTTAAAAGCAGTGCCTGATGAAGCTAATTATTCAATAATCAATTGATTTATTTAATTCTTATAGACTTtgttatttaaacaatataaattatgTAAATGATTCATCATTGATAAGGGAAAccgaatttatataaaaaataatttttattccttGGATTTCATTTAGTTTACTGTTTACAGTATCTACTGCTCCAACAACGTCGATACCTCAACCTACGATTCAGCCTCCTCCTACGCCCGCAGTTCTAACTCCGGTAATATCAACACCCACAGCTCAACAGATCTCACCTCCCACTCCGGCCCCAATTCCTACACCTCAACCAGTGGCGGTCACACAACAATTCATTCAAACACTGCGGCCTGTACCTCCTCTACTGGCAACAACACCCAGTGGTCAAAGAACGATCATATCTACAGAACAGGTCCAACAGGTTCAGCAACAGGTGCAAGCCCAACAGATCATCGGCACTCCCGTTGTGGTCACTCAGCGGCCGATTCAGCAACCTCAACAGACTGTAACTCATATCAGAATTCATCCCCAACCAACATCGAATGTGTTACAAAGAAGAGGTCTTGCCCTTACAGTAAGTGTAATTATGTATAAATGGACCATTTATATTAgaattattacaaaatttaataacattattCATTCTTAGATTAGATTAACAGTTAAAAATTCCCAacaaaatatcataaaaaataaCACAGATCTTTCTCTAAATTTATCAATTTTGGAATTAAAGAAGTTAATTTGCTTTCCTTATCTAATTCCTTTAGATACTAAGCGACAAAGTTGTTCATTTGCTCCAAAATTGTTATAATCAAAAGCTACAAACAATATGGAAGACTGCCTTTTCTGGGTGGAGGCTTCAAGTCAAATAGTGCTAACAACCTAACAACAAAAATACATATCAGTATTAATGTTCTTGCTTTTAAAGTAGGTATACAAGGAAACACAGCTCCTAAGACTCATATTCATATTCCTCGCTGCGATAGCCTGATGTAAAAACTGCAATTCTTAAAAACTTATTGTGGACTCTTTCCAATCAATGAGCATAGGAACTACAAAAGCCACATAGGCTATAAAGaaatcttcttcttaacgtgccccatccctaaggacattggcgatcatcatgccCCATTtcactctatctgcagccgttctgaaaagttctattaacgttttcccactccattgtctcagattcttcagccaggacgtgcgtcttctcaccggtcctcttttgccttccagcttcccttgtatgaccaggAACATAAAGGAATATAACAATGATATTCCAGAATTGACTGAAAAAAACTTAACACCTTCATGGTCTTAGAAGAAATTTGATTAATGTGACTTAAAAATGAGAGTTTCAACGAGGACAAAACCAAGTATTTGCTTGTTACTAAGGATCCTATACAAGTAGGttacaagtagaacatatggactggatataaacaccaacaaaaccaagctaatgatcatcagcaaggaaaataTAACTGGAGctaatctgtatgtgaaccaaatgagaattgaacgtgtctcacagtacaactacttgcgaactataatcaatgagtcatGGGACAATagccaagagattaaatgtcgcatcggaaaggcaaggagaaagtgcattcttgactatgagctatgtgtttaagagccatgacctcaccctagaaacaaaaataaggctccttaaacgttacgtgtactcagtgcttctgtacggagtagaaacgtggacattgaaggcggaaactcaaaacttcaggcttttgagctatagttatacagaaggatcctgaagataccatagaccgacaaagtcaccaatgaagaagtactacggaggatgaacacaaccacggatttggtcaacatcgtgaaggccgtaagctgcagtacttgggacatataatgagaaatcaaggcagatatgagctactccaatgcattttgcaaggtaaaattggaGGGAAAGGGccccaggatgaagaagaatattctggcttgctaacctgagagcgtGGTATAGAAagctcaacacagctatttcatATAACAACCAACAAAGTCAGCATAGCCATAATAGGAAACGGGGAACAGGAAACTGTCTTTGGAAGCCATATCTTTGAATGTGTTGACAGCTTCATATCACTTGGCTCTCTGGTGACTACTACCAagaaaacaagcgaagaaattaaaagatgaaTACACTTTACAAATAGAACATACTATGGATTCCAAAAACAATTCCAAACAAGAAACATCCAGCAaataactaaaattattatattcaaAACATTACCGAGGCTGGTTCAAAAACATGGACTTTAACTTACTTGTAAACTatcatagagaaaaccaaaacaaacaaaatacatcAAGGTTTGTTAAAATAGACCGACAAGATCCAGAGATAATTGTCAGCcagttttaaaaatatagtttttttcaaaatcttttttttttttcggatcTACTAGTCGGTTGAATTGAGCCAAAAAAACCCAAGACAAAGATTTAATGTATAAATGAATTTTCAATCGAGAAATGCCTTTTTATAGATGAACAGTAACTCCTTCTATTTTTAAGTACAGCTGATATGACAGAAGTCAAAGACTAGTCAGCTGACAGATATACTTTTTCGACTGAAGTGTGGCATAAAAATTTACATATGTTCTACCATCTCATAGTACATAATGGGGTCTgaataaaagaattataatattaagtgaaaatcaaaattgaaataaaataattattaaaagaaaaataacaaacatgtgacctTTATAATGTTACAAAGTTTTTAAAAGTCCAAGACAAACTTTGTGTCATCATATAACTGATtcaataaaatcaattttttgctcttaaataatttttgctaAGTTAGTTACAATAGTATGGTTGTCATGTTGTGGCCTTAAGTGATATGTTTTGTATGATCACTACACAAATGGCATTTATTTAATAGACAATTAGGTTTTATCGAGTGCCACTTAAATTTCTTGCTTATATCTTTTACTTCTTTCAGAGAGAACAAATGTTGGAAGCCCAAGACATGTTCCGCACTGCCAACAAGGTCACTCGACCAGAAAAAGCTCTCATCCTCGGATTCATGGCTGGCTCCAGGGACAACCCTTGCCCGCATCTTGGCAACATAGTCACTATAAAGCTTTCAGAAGATCAAGAAAACGTGTTGCAACCGGACGATACGTACCTTACAATGCTTGTGGAGACGCATTTCCAGATGAACTACAACAATGGAGAGTGGAAGAGGATAAAAAAATACAGACACGTGGAAAATATGGTGGAACAGATTCCGCAAAATGCTCCAACAGCTGCTTTGGTTTGACAGAATGTTGTTGGATAGTAGTAGTCTGGTTAGAAGAGAGATGGTGTTTAGAGATTTATAGAGTATGTCTGTATGTATGCTAAACAAATAAATCCAAGATAATCCAGGAGGAAAGGTTACAATATGAGTATAGTACAGATACAACAGTATCATCTCGTCGTTGGAAAATGGTCCAGCATTGGTTGTATCTTTAAATtacacaaggaaactaagttcctgtagttggctgtataccatatattaaaaaaaatttcaataaaatcctttataaaaaggtatataaaaaacccagttgggctatgttaaattgacaaaacgttttctgaataagtattccatcatcagtgtcaggttaatacatgaatgtagccactaaatatgggggta
It encodes:
- the LOC140446179 gene encoding negative elongation factor A-like, which encodes MANVRDSDTSLWLHNKLGISNDSWTGGSICSQLNAEVLRNIKDCFPDLQTQVKLKLLLSFFHIPRRNLEEWKAELDQILEVAVGDSELWVAMLADALRTYPSSGSLNTEISDIDEVRPIFNDLVSDLRKLVRKQNDHNMLPMECHYLNKAALVSVVGHKLEPLKHFTIKKKPKSALLRADLLQKSIDAASNMNKKSSAPVIPVRSRGMPRKMTDTTPLKGIPSRVPTSGFRSALSSNTNRPPLRGPAGRKEGGVKLLDIADQPLGYAAAKKRKKLQEMEDAKKATENAALQSPPQAPTTPGTATPDYAAGLAPAPTYAPPTPQPTTPSAVSTAPTTSIPQPTIQPPPTPAVLTPVISTPTAQQISPPTPAPIPTPQPVAVTQQFIQTLRPVPPLLATTPSGQRTIISTEQVQQVQQQVQAQQIIGTPVVVTQRPIQQPQQTVTHIRIHPQPTSNVLQRRGLALTREQMLEAQDMFRTANKVTRPEKALILGFMAGSRDNPCPHLGNIVTIKLSEDQENVLQPDDTYLTMLVETHFQMNYNNGEWKRIKKYRHVENMVEQIPQNAPTAALV